The genomic region ATCAAAGgcattaaatattatcatatatatattttttaagagGCTGCTTTGtgcattttttactttttaattgctatttaatttatataataaatagcaaatgtttattttattaattgtatttttgATCTATACTTTAAAATTCATCTGTTTGGTCGTTGGTTTAtagtaaaattaaaaaaaatagtagtaataaaataaatatacgaAAGAACGGTATACATAtaggatatatatatactcaCCACGTACACATACATATCGAGagatgaataaaaataattattcttCTGTTTTTTGTAATCTGGCTTTGGCGTTAATAACGGAAACATTCATTTGTTTTGCTCTttcaattatttcttttctcTTTTTGCTTGAGACATTATGAGCAATTTCAACACAGTATTTGTTGTTATTCATAATTAGAGGTTCCATTtctttaacattttttacaatgtatttatatttattatttggtaATAAGTGTCGTGTTTTCTTGTTGCTTCCATATCCAATACTTGGCATTAAGTTGGTTCCTTTATATCTCCTTCTTACACGGCAATCAATACCTCTTGGTTTTCTCCATGCGGGCTGTTCatatattacaaataaacaaaataaaataaatgtatatattgcaatatgcatatgaattcatatatacacacatacatataaatgcatatagTTATTAGCATATTCTAAAAATGAAGCCAACATTGTTATGTAGTTGTATAGTATAAGAAAATCATGAATTAGTatacttttaaaaatataattttatatattttgtcaaaaattaagaaaaccaagtaatatttttttattttggcGATATCATGAACATATATAGTTATACTATcagtatgtatatacatatatatttgtatttatttgtttaaattttgGAAGCTTACCTTAACACGCATAAACCTATTGGACTGAAATCGAGTGAACTTCTTAGTTCTCTTTTTAATGATTTTTCCAACTTTTTTTACTGCCATTTTATTCTATGATTGttataatatgtttaatatttgaaaaaattattttggtatttattttaaataataaaaaattttaattgtttttttatttatattttccctATATATTGATATGCTATATAtctctatatatttgatctttttcttttattatttttgtgtttttattttataattaatttctttaattttttcctaatgtttttatttttatttttttctacaggttgctaaaaatatgtttatattaacatagatttatataaaaaaaattaagttCCTAAATTacatgaattaaaaaaaatcgtcATTGTATTAGCACTATagcatatacataatattatttaaaatatatattttatatacgtTTTATGtgctatttatatattatttatttcattggggacataaaatatatggtattttcttttgtaCATTAATTTGGAAAAGGAACAtaatactatatataattttataatagtCGTAAATccgaaaatatattgaaacctatattaacatttctcaacatattttaaatccccgattttattcataagtgtacatattaatatatgataaaaacaCGATTTTAAggcaattatttttttatatcatgaAACTTAcgtataatatttatatggatTTTGAGGGCCACGtgctattatatttatattattgtaaagaaaaataattataggAGATAGcccattatatatgtaaatattctgttaaaaaataataatgccGGTACTATAAGgggtatttttatatatgcccccactggaaaaaatattatatattttccaaaagggcatattattaattttacatactttaaaaacatatatatttacaatatactatttatttatataattgctTGAATTGGAAAGTATAAAGTTTTTCAACCCTTTTTAAACCCTTTAaagtttataaaataaaaatttcaaaaatacTGAGGcctttaaattaaaaaaaaaaaaataaatggttTATAATGAGGCTACTTATTCtaaaacattattaaatataacatatttatatatagggGTAGTCATCCTCCAATTAAAAGgggaattataaaaaaacaaaacaaaataaacaataaatttcacatattatattttcatgtaAGCATTAATTAGTAATGAATTAATTTGATTGATAcgtaaaaaacaaaaaaataatcgtaaaagaaatatattttaagaaAAGCAATTACACTTGTAATCAAGTAGTTATAATTGTATAGACAACGTTTTTTCTATCTTTgaaatatactttttttgtcataaaaatttatgaaatGGTAGATATATCAATGtagcataatatataatttagtTAATTTGTTAAAAAGTTATGAATTTAGGAAAATTGACATTTTATAAGTTAATATTCgcttaattttattttctcttttatatttgaaacccatttaattgttttttttaaattttatgaggaataaataaaatgtttttaaacATCGATTCTCCACTTAAAACGATTAGTCCAGCATTCcctaaattattatttaatgtaGACTCATTAATTTgtgttttaaaaacattttcatcatttaacataatatttatatttgatccgttatataataatactaaATTATACCAAGTGTCGTGATTGATTGGTATATGTGTTGTTGTATTTAATTGATATGGAATTCCTTTTGAgatttttaaaagataCAATTTTCCTGTTTGATCTGAAATATCTAATATAACTGATAAGAAATTATCTGATGATAAAACCCTAAAAACGATTCCTGATTTTGAAAATGGTTTTAAAGAAATAGATGAACTAAATGTATATGATACTATATTAGTGCATATTctgtctttttttaaaagcaCAATAGATGGTATAACCAAGTTATCTTCAGTATTTTTTTGGGCcccatataaataattttcttcactttttaattttttattacattctTCATTCACACTTTGATTGTATTCATTGCTTTTTAGATTATCGCAGTTAGCAATTTTTGTATAGTTACTTTTATTTGTGTTTGAAccaaaaaatggaattaggtcaaaatttttttgaacCCTCCAAAAAGACTGCAAAGGTATAATCCAATTATATTCGAGAGGAACATTGAAATTTTCTTGATATGGTTTGCATGAGTTTACTAAGGGCTCATTGTTGCTAGGTTCATTACCATTTATCTGatcattattaaaattatgacTAATCATGTTAATGTCACCAACTTTCGTACCATTTACTTCGTCTATGCTTGCCCTACCTTTTaacttctttttttgtaagCTTTGTTCCATATTTACAATGTGTGCCTGATCATACATATTTTCCTTATAATACTTAGCTTGGTCTAAAGAACCTATAACTAATTtatctataaatattttttcttttgaattatttactCCAAAGCCTAATAATCCgtgtaaattattttccgATTTATATCCAGCTccaaatgttttatttatgtatgcTCTAACATTTTTGTTACCAAATtcgataaatattttcgtCCAGTTTCCTAATTGTCTAAATGagttattaattttttgataatttattttttcactttgAACGCCATTTATTAgttcaataaaatatatttcatttttattaataataaaattggcATAGTTATTAAaatctttatatttaaaaataattccaaAATTCCCTTCGTATGGTATTTTTACATCTAAAGATATAAACCCTCTAgacaatttaatatatttataaagtaCATAAGATGCATATATGTGGTGGTTCGATTTTGCAGCACTATCGTTTGTTATAGATGAGAAATAGTTCCCGTCTGTGTATTTTTCAATTCTCCAATTTGatggaatatttttattattcaccTCATTACTGGTGTGATTATTTTCAGCATCATTATTAtccattatataataattatcattAACATTTTCGgaatcatatatttcttcAAACGTTTTAACTGTCATggttttaatattttttaaagattTTTGTAAGTTTtctatgatatattttttttttgccgtaataatatcaaattttttgattaaTGTAAAATTGTCTGCTTGCACTTGGTTAAGAAAAgaatcataattattttgttctatTCTTATATCCTTTAGTATTTTATGGAAATTACtgatattgttttttttattaaataagttagaaaatatattttgattgTTTTTTTGCAAAACTTTAAATTGATCTTTATTGTAATTTTTCtcaaatgtttttatttcattttctaaatttgtatttgtGTCTGAACCGGGGTTTATGATATTAGTTTTgttttctttcattttgttctgAATTGGTGTTTCTTTCTCATTTTCAGAGggtataaatttattttcttttttataattttcggTGTTATACCAATTGTGCATATTATACAACTGGTTTTGTAAAACGGCatgatttttattaaccAAAACCACTGGAGGTATTTTGAATGCATGTGAATTTAATTGGATAAAAACAGGAGATGTTTTATTTAggtcattatttttttgtgatGATATGGATTGATTTCTATTATAATAAGTAGTTGGATAATTGCATATTGATCCATTTGGTTTTGTTAAATAATAGGAGTCcttgtttttattatccgTTATAATAGCTTTAATGCCATTTCTAGTGATATCAATTGTAGTGCTAAAGGACTGAGTAATATTTGTAAGCTTTGTTATTTCGATCAAACCTCCTAAATTTGTAATAATACCAGAATGTATAGCAGATTTACATATTGGGGAATGTGGCgcataaatataagaaccaaaaatatcatttttttgattaaaACAATTTGGTAAGCATCGTGCAACTATGGGTTGATTATTATCAAGcgtaatattttcaaacgTATAATCACATGATAATAGTAAAGAGGGGTAATCCATAACAGTATTTATCTTtccatatttaatatataattgaatatttttacaaatttttcGTGTCCACCCAGGAAAATTTATAGGGATATtcgaatttttttcatcagtGTTTTTGGTGCTATATTTATCAAACAATGCAAATGTGTCTATTACTATACTAGTTTGTTCATCTTTTAGATCAGATgattttattctttttactACAAATGAACCAGACTTAAATTCATAAtcatcttttatattattatcacaatttatatctatatctgaaatatatcttttaGACAAGTCTCTTTTTGTTAATAGAGAATGCTTATCATCTGTTACGATGCCTTTATAACCTAGATAAATATCTTTattcaaattaaaatttgtaaaaaaatcatcCATATCAACTAATTTTATGTCTGTTATTCCTTTAAATGAATTATCATACGTATCGTTTGGTAATAATATACCACAGTCTTCATATTTTCCTGATTCGTTTTGTATACTTTttactataatttttacGATTCCTTCTGTTTCATTGGATAAAAAGTTTGATTGCACAGCGGATTCGCATATTTTTGCCTTCAGATTCAGGCACCTCCCATTTTTGCCTGCCTTTTCAGGATTTTCAGTATCACTTTTGGTAGAATTTAAAGAATTTTGATCAGTTTTATCACTTGGTAAGCATCCAGATGGACATAAGAAATGAAATGGTTGATTTTTAATCGCTATACTTTCAAATGTTGTcgaacaatatatttttttttgatatggTTTATAGCaacttttttcaaatattgtcatgtaaaaatataacgaATTTATGATTTGTTCAGGGATATTTTTACTACTCCAAAATAAGGAAaaggatatatttttttgttcagaactatttttatatattttttcttctctAGTAGATGCTAtttcaatatataatgGAAGTAAGATGTTTCCtggtaaatataaaacctCGCTAGTAATAGTTTCATTATGTTGTGCATTCTgaatgtataatatattattaccaTTTAATTTAACTATTAAATTTCCTGTAACATTTTTTGCCACAAATGTATAGTAATTATTCTTTGGTATACTGAGAAAAGTgtgtattataatttttacatttttattttcaattccTAATTCATTTAAAGTTGTTTGATCAAGCTCTAACCTATCTAATGGTACTTGTAGTAAGCTTTTAGTATTATCTATATCATTAATAtcgtatatatacattaacGCGCCATTcccataattatttaaaggaGACGTTATGGTTATTAAtgattttatatcatttatcaaattgattattttttccttttcatttttcatttctttttctgtatttaatatgttatctattttattttttatttgatcaTAATCATTAATTATtgtatcatatttatttacatttgtATTTGGGTtcacatttattaattttttatgtgtatgtcttattttcattaaatttaattcatCTATGGAAAATGGTACAATTTCAAATTCCTTAGTAGACAATGGATTacatttaaatgaaaatattttatttccagCTAGCTGCGCACAATCATCGGTTTCgttttttagttttttttcatgaTCTATACTCCATAGTTCTgatttttcatcattattagGGGAACATATTGAAACtactaaaaaatttttgtgGGTTTTTAAGCATAATCCGTTTTTGGTTCTCAATTTTCCTTCAGGAGAAAGGAACCAAGATATTTTTCcctaaaaaaggaaaaaaaaaattagatgAATGTTTTGGAATAGCTGTTcaaattgttatttttttttatttcaagaATAGAAAGGAAAGGAgttatagtaataatattatttgtaaatgAATTAACAATCCATCAAATTGAAAaacatgaaaaattatttattttttacatcgTTAATAATTCGTCTATTTAAGTtaataaacaaacaaaatatcGGTGCTTATAGCATTTGGTAAAAGTGtgtaattttaatttaaattattttaacatATTTACAATAACGCAAATACGCaaagaaattaatatataaatatattaggggatcttataaaatattttatttacctCATTTTCATGCGCTATTTTATCGCATTCATCTAAGGCTATGTCAAATTTGGTATTATCTATAGCATTTTCAGGATATAAACAATAAGATCctttatgttttaaaaatatttctttgaATGTATAATCATTGGTGCTACATTCACACATATATgcgaaaacaaaaaaacatattgctaaaaaataataagtgTTCATATTGTGTATAAACGCTTTTGTTTgttctttttaaaattatatcaaaaagataattaaattagcaatattaataataatgttaattcataattaattaaaattatccagtcaaaaaaaaatcctaGAACGAAATGAGGATGAACAAAAAGTTTAGaagcaaaaaataaacaaatttaagcataggaataaaacaaatacaaactaaataaatataagacaatgttttattatagaTTTATTTATGTCTTACAATATGTAGaagttattttatatacaaaaggatacaatattttaagcataaaaaaaattaaattccTTTACCgaaatatatgttattataGAGAAGAATATCCATATTTCCATGTGTATCTAcacaaatttattttcacatattattaaatattattatagatGCAGGAGAGGGAAActaaaattgtaataataataaacaatagtaaaataaaatgcctaaaaaattaatatggaCAGATATGTTGTCGTAATACCAACATAAATACATGCAACGcctttttcaattttataaattatatccTCACACAGCGTATGCGTACATAATTTCATGagtatgataaaatatactatatagtttttttattttatgaattttcattttctctGATaccttatatatatttatacatttcctaaattattaaactaataaaattaatttttttaatattccaacagaaataaatatattgattCAAATGAATATTTGTGAAATACATTGTCGTGGAATTAGCAACacatacataatatatacatatgcgtaaaataataaataaataaatattatatgtccacaaatgcatatatgtaGAAATAAACATTGCAATATAGTagcattataaataaatatagggaaaaaatatttttactgattaaaaatttttatttgtttatatatttaatttttttttaattgaaaattgttgcattacaaaaaaaaaaaggaagaaaaaaaaaaataaaaatatgtaatgtataaatatataataattatggtATATACCTATGTTATTatgaatttaatatattatagctTATGTTGCTATAAGTATTTGctcatgcatatatatatttgttttatgaTGTTTTTGGATAGGTATGTGTGTATAATAATTGTTGTCTAGTTTGTAATTCAGAgattacaaaataaaatgcacatatacatatatgtacatcCTTAGACatctaatatatttttttaattttttcaccattataatgataagaaattaatttaataatctGCTTCATATCCTTCATCTTCCCCTTCCCCATCATTAGTTTCAATGCCGACTTCTTCATAGTCCTTTTCTAAAGCAGCTAAATCTTCTCTAGCTTCACTGAATTCTCCTTCTTCCATACCTTCACCAACATACCAGTGAACAAAGGCTCTCTTTGCGTACATTAAATCAAATTTTTGATCCATTCTTGAAAATACTTCAGCAATAGCAGTAGAGTTAGAGATCATACAAACAGCTCTCATAACTTTTGCTAAGTCTCCACCTGGTACTACTGTTGGAGGTTGATAATTAATACCACATTTAAATCCAGTTGGGCACCAATCAACAAATTGAATAgttctttttgtttttatagtGGCAACAGCAGCATTTACATCCTTAGGTACTACATCCCCTCTATACATTAAACAACAAGCCATATATTTTCCGTGCCTAGGGTCACACTTTGCCATCATATTTGCTGGTTCAAATGCCGAGTTTGTAATTTCTGATACAGACAATTGCTCATGATATGCTTTTTCAGCACTAACTACAGGGGCATATGATGATAACATAAAATGAATACGTGGATATGGTACTAAATTTGTTTGAAATTCAGTAACATCAACATTTAATGCGCCATCAAAACGTAATGAAGCTGTTAATGATGATATAACTTGTGCAATCAAtctatttaaatttgtataagTGGGTCTTTCTATgtctaaattttttttgcatatatCATAAATAGCTTCATTATCTAACATAATAGCTACATCTGTGTGTTCTAATAATGAATGGGTTGATAAAACTGAGTTATATGGCTCAACTACAGCAGTTGAAACTTGTGGTGATGGCCAACAGCAAAAATTTAACtttgatttttttccataatCAACTGACAATCTTTCTAGCATTAAACATCCAAACCCACTTCCAGTGCCTCCTCCAACAGCACTAAACATCAAAAATCCTTGTAATCCTGTGCAATTATCAGCTAATTTTCGAATTCGATCCAAACAGACATCTATGACTTCTTTACCAATTGTATAGTGGCCTCTT from Plasmodium vinckei vinckei genome assembly, chromosome: PVVCY_04 harbors:
- a CDS encoding 60S ribosomal protein L32, putative; translation: MAVKKVGKIIKKRTKKFTRFQSNRFMRVKPAWRKPRGIDCRVRRRYKGTNLMPSIGYGSNKKTRHLLPNNKYKYIVKNVKEMEPLIMNNNKYCVEIAHNVSSKKRKEIIERAKQMNVSVINAKARLQKTEE
- a CDS encoding LCCL domain-containing protein, with translation MNTYYFLAICFFVFAYMCECSTNDYTFKEIFLKHKGSYCLYPENAIDNTKFDIALDECDKIAHENEGKISWFLSPEGKLRTKNGLCLKTHKNFLVVSICSPNNDEKSELWSIDHEKKLKNETDDCAQLAGNKIFSFKCNPLSTKEFEIVPFSIDELNLMKIRHTHKKLINVNPNTNVNKYDTIINDYDQIKNKIDNILNTEKEMKNEKEKIINLINDIKSLITITSPLNNYGNGALMYIYDINDIDNTKSLLQVPLDRLELDQTTLNELGIENKNVKIIIHTFLSIPKNNYYTFVAKNVTGNLIVKLNGNNILYIQNAQHNETITSEVLYLPGNILLPLYIEIASTREEKIYKNSSEQKNISFSLFWSSKNIPEQIINSLYFYMTIFEKSCYKPYQKKIYCSTTFESIAIKNQPFHFLCPSGCLPSDKTDQNSLNSTKSDTENPEKAGKNGRCLNLKAKICESAVQSNFLSNETEGIVKIIVKSIQNESGKYEDCGILLPNDTYDNSFKGITDIKLVDMDDFFTNFNLNKDIYLGYKGIVTDDKHSLLTKRDLSKRYISDIDINCDNNIKDDYEFKSGSFVVKRIKSSDLKDEQTSIVIDTFALFDKYSTKNTDEKNSNIPINFPGWTRKICKNIQLYIKYGKINTVMDYPSLLLSCDYTFENITLDNNQPIVARCLPNCFNQKNDIFGSYIYAPHSPICKSAIHSGIITNLGGLIEITKLTNITQSFSTTIDITRNGIKAIITDNKNKDSYYLTKPNGSICNYPTTYYNRNQSISSQKNNDLNKTSPVFIQLNSHAFKIPPVVLVNKNHAVLQNQLYNMHNWYNTENYKKENKFIPSENEKETPIQNKMKENKTNIINPGSDTNTNLENEIKTFEKNYNKDQFKVLQKNNQNIFSNLFNKKNNISNFHKILKDIRIEQNNYDSFLNQVQADNFTLIKKFDIITAKKKYIIENLQKSLKNIKTMTVKTFEEIYDSENVNDNYYIMDNNDAENNHTSNEVNNKNIPSNWRIEKYTDGNYFSSITNDSAAKSNHHIYASYVLYKYIKLSRGFISLDVKIPYEGNFGIIFKYKDFNNYANFIINKNEIYFIELINGVQSEKINYQKINNSFRQLGNWTKIFIEFGNKNVRAYINKTFGAGYKSENNLHGLLGFGVNNSKEKIFIDKLVIGSLDQAKYYKENMYDQAHIVNMEQSLQKKKLKGRASIDEVNGTKVGDINMISHNFNNDQINGNEPSNNEPLVNSCKPYQENFNVPLEYNWIIPLQSFWRVQKNFDLIPFFGSNTNKSNYTKIANCDNLKSNEYNQSVNEECNKKLKSEENYLYGAQKNTEDNLVIPSIVLLKKDRICTNIVSYTFSSSISLKPFSKSGIVFRVLSSDNFLSVILDISDQTGKLYLLKISKGIPYQLNTTTHIPINHDTWYNLVLLYNGSNINIMLNDENVFKTQINESTLNNNLGNAGLIVLSGESMFKNILFIPHKI
- a CDS encoding alpha tubulin 1, putative, coding for MREVISIHVGQAGIQVGNACWELFCLEHGIQPDGQMPSDQAGRANDDAFNTFFSETGAGKHVPRCVFVDLEPTVVDEVRTGTYRQLFHPEQLISGKEDAANNFARGHYTIGKEVIDVCLDRIRKLADNCTGLQGFLMFSAVGGGTGSGFGCLMLERLSVDYGKKSKLNFCCWPSPQVSTAVVEPYNSVLSTHSLLEHTDVAIMLDNEAIYDICKKNLDIERPTYTNLNRLIAQVISSLTASLRFDGALNVDVTEFQTNLVPYPRIHFMLSSYAPVVSAEKAYHEQLSVSEITNSAFEPANMMAKCDPRHGKYMACCLMYRGDVVPKDVNAAVATIKTKRTIQFVDWCPTGFKCGINYQPPTVVPGGDLAKVMRAVCMISNSTAIAEVFSRMDQKFDLMYAKRAFVHWYVGEGMEEGEFSEAREDLAALEKDYEEVGIETNDGEGEDEGYEADY